Genomic segment of Candidatus Methylomirabilota bacterium:
CTTCCTCATCGGGGAAGACGTCGCGGAGGCCGGCCATCCGTTCAAGACGCTGACCGGGCTCGTCAACGAGTTCGGGACGAAGCGCGTCATCGACACGCCGATCTCCGAGCCCGGCTACGCCGGCATCGGCGTCGGGGCGGCGATGACGGGCATGCGGCCGATCGTGGACGTGATGTTCGGCGACTTCATCACGCTGACCATGGACCAGATGGTGAACCAGGCCGCCAAGGCTCACTACATGTCGGGCGGCAAGATCAAGGTGCCGATCGTCTTCCGCACCACGCTCGGCGCGACGCGCCGGTCGGCCGCCCAGCACTCGCAGTCGCTCCACGCTTGGGTGAGCCACGTCCCGGGCCTCAAGGTGGCGCTGCCGTCCGGCCCGTACGAGGCCAAGGGGCTCATGAAGACCGCGATCCGCGACGACAGCCCCGTCGTCATCTTCGAGGACAAGATGATGTACCGGGTGAAGGGCCCGGTCCCGGCCGAGGACTACACGATCCCCTTCGGCGTGGCCGAGATCAAGCGCGAGGGTCGGGACATCACCATCGTCGCCACCAGCAGCATGGTGGCGGTCGCCCTCGGCGCCGCGAAGATGCTCGAGGAGGCCGGCATCAGCGCCGAGGTCATCGACCCGCGCACGACCTGGCCGCTCGACAAGCAGGCGCTGATCGACTCGGCGAAGAAGACCTCGCGCGCCATCGTGGTGGACGAGGGCTACGAGCGCTACGGTGTCACCG
This window contains:
- a CDS encoding alpha-ketoacid dehydrogenase subunit beta encodes the protein MRELTYGEAVKEAIAEEMRRDPRVFLIGEDVAEAGHPFKTLTGLVNEFGTKRVIDTPISEPGYAGIGVGAAMTGMRPIVDVMFGDFITLTMDQMVNQAAKAHYMSGGKIKVPIVFRTTLGATRRSAAQHSQSLHAWVSHVPGLKVALPSGPYEAKGLMKTAIRDDSPVVIFEDKMMYRVKGPVPAEDYTIPFGVAEIKREGRDITIVATSSMVAVALGAAKMLEEAGISAEVIDPRTTWPLDKQALIDSAKKTSRAIVVDEGYERYGVTAEIASVIAEGAFYHLDAPVKRIGAMDVPVPFSPVLEDLTVPSEKMVFEAAKALCRKA